The genomic DNA CACGTTCCACGATCTGGAAGGTTATCTTGCCTACCGGTGCGACGGAAAAACTGCAAGAGTCTTTATCGAACTCGAAATCTTGAATCTTATCTTGAGGTATGCGGTCCTGCACCTTTCCTAAGTTGGATAGGTCGGACAGCATATTAAAAATACGATCCTCGTTAAAGGGGATCGTTTTCACTTCGCTAACAAATTCAGTCATTTTCACTTACTTTGTTTCGGGATTCCAGTTTGCCGGATCTTTGCGCCATTCCTGAAGGACTGCGATTTCGGATTCGTCAATGTAATCTGTACGCAATGCTTCTTCCAGCACGGCATCATAGTTACTTAGAGTCGTCAATGTAACTTTTGCCTCTTTGAAAGCCTCTACTGCAACAGGGAAACCATACGTGAAAATGGCAACCATACCGGCAACGTCACAACCGAAATTACGGACAGCCTGTACGGCTTTCAAACTACTACCACCTGTAGAAACCAAATCTTCTACAATCACTACTTTTGAACCCGGTTTCAGTTCGCCTTCAATCAGGTTTTCCAATCCATGATCTTTAGGAGTTGAACGGATGTACACGAACGGCAGACCCAGTAGGTCGGCAACTAATGCACCCTGGGCGATTGCTCCGGTTGCAACACCAGCAATAGCATCGGCATTTTCATACTTTTCGCTGATTGTGCGAGCCAGCTCCAGTTTAATGAAACTTCTGATTTCCGGATAGGAAAGTGTCTTTCTGTTGTCGTTGTAGATTGGTGATTTCCAACCGGATGCCCATGTGAAAGGATTGGCCGGCTGCAATTTGACCGCCTTAATCTTTAATAATCTCTCTGCTACTAATCTTTCCAGTGTTTTCATACAACCTAATAAAAATGTTTATATCAGTCTGCAAAGGTAGACAAAGGGAATGAGATAACCTTGTAGTTCTTCAAAAAAATAAGCTATACATATTGTATAGCAGGTTTAAGGAGAGTTTATGCCACAGCTATGCCTAAAATACTGATCCGGATGCCGGATATGGCTTTCATGGCTTCTGCACAGGCATTCATGGTGGAACCGGTCGTAATAACATCGTCCACCAGTAGAATGTGTTTGTTTTTCAACGTGTCGGTGTTCTCTACACGGAAGATGTCCTCTACATTTTCCGATCGTTCGAATATCTGCTTGCGGGTTTGACTTTCGGTCTTTTTTATGCGGGACAAGGATGAGGTGTCGACCGCGATTCCAGTGGCGGAACGGATGCCGTATGCGATCCATTCCGACTGGTTATAACCTCTTTGCCTCATTCTTTTCGGGTGGAGCGGGACCGGCAAAAGGAGATCGACGGTGTCGAACAGCCCTGTCTCCCGGTAGGTGGTAGCAGCCATGCGTCCCAGTTCGTATCCGAGTTTTTTGTTTCCATGATATTTTAAGGAATGGATTAGCTTTTGCCCGCTTCCCCCTTTCGTGAAGTGGAGCAGAGCGGTGGCGGCGACGAAAGATGTTTTTCCCTGTAAAAGCAGACAGACCGGATTCGTCTCCATATCCGTAAAATGCGTGTAGGGCAAATGATTCGAACAATGCAGGCAAATATGCTCTTCCCCTTCCACTAAAGACCTCTGGCAAAGCAGGCAGAGGCGAGGATAGAAAAGGTTGAGGAGGTCATTCAAAATCATCCTCGTAGTCATTCCCGTTGAACAGTTGTTTCAGGCAGCGGCTTGTTTCCCTTGTTTCGAAACCGCGTCCGGCGGCGAAGCGGAGCAGTTTGGCGTAAACCTCCCGATCGTCCTTACCACGGGTTACTTTCTTTTTGCTTTTCAGGAGAGAAAGGAGGATGGAGCGATATTCTTGTTCGTCGATACCTTCCAGTGCTTCCGAGCGGATACTGGATGGAATGCCTTTCCGCTGCATCTCGTAGTTGATCTTGACACGTCCCCATTTGTTGAAGCGTAATTTGTCGTTTACGAAATAGCGTGCAAAACGGCTTTCGTCGATGAAACGTTCTTGTAGCAGGCGGGAGACGATCCGGTCGCTTTCTTCCCCGGCCAATCCCGCCGCTTTGATTTTCTTTTCGACATCCTGGATGCAGCGTTCGCTGGCAGAACAGTAGGCGGCTGCCCGGTGAAGCATTTCAGATTCACTGATTTGTTTCATTTGCGTGCTTTTATAATCCGGTCCTTGCCAGACAAGTCTTGGATCAATTCGATATTCTTGTAGCCTTCTTCCTCCAGCATCTCAACAACCATATTGCCGCATGCCGCATTGATTTCGAAGTAGAGATGGCCGTTTCTTCTCAGTTTTTTCTTTCCGAAATGGGCAATATGCCAATAATAGAGCAGCGGGTCGTTGTCCGGGACGAAAAGAGCCAGGTGTGGTTCGTAGTCCAGCACGTTCCGCTCCATGTCTTTTTTTTCTTCCTCCTTGATGTAGGGCGGATTGCTGACGATGACGTCCAGAATGAACGGAATGTCCATTTCCGCTTTCTCCGGGTCTAGGATATCTGTCTGGATGAAAGTGACCGTTGTGTTGTTGCGTTTGGCATTCCGGCGGGCGGTCGCGAGCGCTTCCGCCGAAATGTCCGTCGCAATCACGCTTGCTTTTTTCAGATGCTTCCGGAGTGTGACGGCTATGCAGCCGCTTCCCGTTCCGATATCCAATATCTTGATCTTTTGGTCTGCATTGTCGAGGATGACCTGCTCGACCAGTTCTTCTGTTTCCGGACGTGGTATCAGGACGGACGGGTCTACTTCGAACTGAAGGCTGTAGAAATCGGCCGTTCCTAATATGTATTGGATAGGCTCCATCTGCTTCAAACGTTCGACTATGTCATGAATTCGGCTTTTTTCGCTTTCTGGCAGTTCTTTGTCTTTACAAAATAAAAAATGATGCGGCTGAATATTACAAACCCGCTCCATAATTAAACGAACTAGGCTGCTGACCTCGGAGGATGGGTATAGATCCCTCAATGATTCCTTAATGTATGCGATGGTTTCAGTCATATTTTGTTTTTGGGCAAAAGTAAGCATAAGATAAATTGCAACCAAACAAAGAAAGAATTTTCCGATATCGAAACAAAGGTTTCCAAACAGTGAAACAAAAATTTTTCTACGGTGAAAATATATTTTCCCGCTGGTTTTTCATAATCTTTGTACTTTTGTTGAATAAAGAACAAAAGAAGATGGTTGTCGAAGAGAAATATATGGCCCGCTGCATCGAGCTTGCACGGGGTGGAGAAGGCAATACGGCTCCGAATCCGATGGTCGGTGCGGTGATTGTGCATAAAGGGAAGATCATAGGGGAAGGGTTTCATCGCAAATGTGGCGAAGCGCATGCCGAAGTGAATGCGGTGGCTTCCGTTCGGGATGAAGCGCTTTTGCGGGATTCTACTATCTATGTAAGTCTCGAACCCTGTTCCCACTACGGAAAGACACCTCCTTGTGCGGAGTTGATTATAAGGAAAGGTATCCCGCGCGTCGTGGTCGGCACTTTGGACCCGTTTCCAGAAGTGTCGGGACGAGGAGTACGCATGTTGCGCGAGGCGGGTATCGAAGTCGTGACGGGTGTGCTGGAAGAAGAGGCCCGTGCCTTGAATCCTGCTTTTATGACTTTCCAGATACGGAAACGCCCTTATGTCTATCTGAAATGGGCCCAGAGCGCAGATGGGTTTATCGATATCCGGAGGGAAGATGCTTCTGTACCTTCGGTGCTTTTGTCTTCAGCCGAGACTCTCCGAAGGGTTCATCGGCTTCGTTCCGAAGTGGCGGCTATTATGGTCGGGACACGTACGGCGTTGTTAGACAATCCGTCGCTGACTGTGCGGCATTGGGCTGGCCGTTCTCCAGTCCGGGTGGTTCTCGACCGGACGTTGAAGTTGCCGGTCGGTTCGCATCTGCTGGATGGCGCGGTGCCTACGCTCGTATTTACAGCTGTCGAAGTCGAAAGCCGACCGAATGTCGAGTATGTGCAGATTGATTTCGGGCAGGAGGTCTTGTCGCAAGTCTTGCAATATTTGTATGGACAGAATTTGAATTCGTTGATGGTCGAAGGAGGTGCGGAACTGCTGGAAAGCTTCCTTGATGCCGGCCTGTGGGACGAGGCCTGGGTTGAGACGGCTCCGGTCGTTTTGGGTGCGGGTGTAAAAGCGCCTGCTGTTCCTGGCGTGTTGACCGGTACGGAACAGAGGCACGGACATCTTTTGGAAACCTGGAAACAAAAGGCTTAAAATGAACTTTATAATTCGTAACGACACTAAAATATTATAAATATTCTCCTATATGGGGTATAAAGCAAAAAATGTTTCTACTTTTGTGCCTTTATATGCAACAAACTTATTTTTTGATGAAAAATAGAATAGTACTGTTTATAGCCGGATGTTGTGCTCTGTTATTGTCGTCTTGTTTGGGTTCGGATGATACGCAATATGAGTTGAGTAAAGATTGTCAGATTCTATCTTTTTCTTTGTCGAATGATTCTATCCCGGGTTTGAAAGATGTCGTTTTCACGATTGATCAGGTGGAAGGGAAAATATTTAATATCGATTCAATGCCTTATGGAACAAAGCTGGATGAAAAAGTGATTTGTACGGTTAAGCTGGCTTCTACGGTGTATACTTGTCAGGTCATGCAGGAAGCTATCAGTGATACGTTAAGCTACTGGAACCTGGAAGACTCGCTGGATTTCTCCAAACCGGTTAAGTTCGTGAACACATTGTGGGACGGCCAAACGACAAAGACATACATCGCGCAAGTCAATATTCACCAGGTTGTTCCCGACTCGATGGTCTGGGGTGTTTACAAGGAAGGTATTACGAACGGTGCTGTCAAGGAAGAAAAGGTAGTTGTTTTCGGTGAAGGAAGTGGCGAGTCTTATTATATGTATACGCAGCCTGTAAACGTAAACGAAGGCTACCGGTTGTACCGTTCGGCCGTTACGGATGGAAAGAACTGGACGGAACTGTCTGTATCGGGGCTTCCTGCCGGAGAAATCCGTTTGTCACAGATTACTGCTTATGAAGATGCGTTTTATGCCGTTACGACGAAAGGTATCCTTTATAGTTCAGCCGATGGCCAGACTTGGTCGCTAGTCGAAAATGCACCGGTGATAAAAGCCCTTTTGGGAACTATAGATGTGGAAGATGATTTTACGGCAACCGGTAAGCAGCCGTCAGCCCTTAGTGTGGTTATCGACAAGAATGGCACGTTGGTTTACGGGTATATGAATGAAGCGAAGGTATGGAACGAAGGAACTCTTCTGAACGAAGGTTTCCCTTTGACCGGATTCGGTAATCTTTCCTATAATTCGATGTTCCGTGCCCGCTTGTTAGTGGTTGCCGGAAGAGATAAGGATAATAAACTGACGAATACGGCCTGGGCGACGGAAGACGGAAGAGTCTGGGCGAAGTTGACGGACGATGAAACGGCGCCTTTTGATAAACAGGAGGGGGTCGCTGTAGCGGAATATGACGATAAAATGTTTATGTTGAGTGGTATCGATGAAGCAGGTAAGGCCTCTTCTGACATTTACCTGTCACGTGACGGCGGCGTAAACTGGAGTCTGTCGGATACATTGGTTGTAATGCCGCAGGAATTCAAGGCAAGAGGGTTCTCTTCTATCTACGTGGATAAGGATAATTATATGTATCTTTTCGGTGGAAAAGAAACCAATAGTTCGAATGTATTAAATCAAATCTGGCGCGGCCGTATTAACCGTCTGGGTTTTTAAGTATAAAGAAAGTTCGTGGAGGACCGTATAATTTTATGAGTGATTCGGCGTTAGAAAAGAAGGTATAGATTATAACAGAAAACGATTATGACTTCAACTTTCTTTCAGCGCATACTCTTATTAGTCCTTTTGGCCGGTTGCATGACCGGTCTTCACGCACAAGAATATAAATATGAGATCGGAGGAATGGCAGGCGGAGCCTTTTATATGGGCGATGTCAACAAGAACGCTTTTTTCAAAGGGTTGAATCCCGCGTTCGGAGCCGTTTTTCGCTATAATCCCAATTTCAGGTGGGCTTTAAAGACCAATCTGATGTGGGGGCAGGTTTCAGGTACGACGGAAGGGCAGCAGAATGTTTTTCCGGACCATGCACAAGGTTCTTTCAGTCGGAGCCTGATCGAACTGGGCGGGCAGATGGAGTTCAACTTCTTTCCGTACAGTGATAAATTTGCGTATTCAAACGCAAGACGTTTCACTCCCTATATTTTTATGGGATTGGGGGTGACGGTAGCGCCGGGTAGCGGGAAGACTTTTGCCGGTCCGAACATTCCGCTCGGTGTAGGTTTGAAATACAAGGTTAAGAACAGGATCAACCTGGGATGCGAGTTCTCGTTCCGTAAGCTATTTGGCGACGGTCTGGACGTGACGGACGACAGCAATGCGTTTTTGGATGATCCCTACCATATGAAAGGTAGTTTTTTGAAGAATAAAGATTGGTATTCTTTTTTGTTGTTTACGGTTACTTGGGATTTCGGTCCGCGGTGCAGGACTTGCAACAATGCGAAGAATATAGATAATATACAGTAGTTATAGATGAAAACACTATGTCGCTGATTGAACAAATAGATAAAAATCGATTGCCGCAGCATGTGGCGATTATTATGGACGGTAACGGACGTTGGGCCAAAGCGAAGGGAAAAGACCGGAGCTATGGACACCAGGAGGGCGTTGTCTCTGTCCGTAAAGTCGTGGAAGCCGCTACAACCGTGGGTTTGAAATATCTGACGATGTACACGTTTTCGACAGAAAACTGGAATCGTCCGGAGGCGGAGGTACAGGCGTTGATGAGCTTGCTGGTCGCAGCCATCCATCGCGAGACTCCCGATCTGATGAAAAATAACGTCCGTCTGATGGCGATCGGCAATCTGGATCGCTTGCCGGCAGATGCATATGCCACTTTGCAGGATTGTATTGCACAGACTTCAGCCAATACGGGTGTTACGCTCATATTGGCTTTAAGTTATTCGGCCCGTTGGGAAATAACCGAAGCCGTGAAACGTCTGGCCAGGGAGGCGGTGGAGAAAAAAATAAACCCTGACGATATAACCGAGGCTGTCGTCTCGGATTATTTGACGACCAAAGGTATTCCCGATCCGGATTTATTGATCCGTACCGGAGGAGAACAACGCGTCAGCAACTTCCTGCTTTGGCAGTTGTCATATGCCGAATTCTTCTTTACCGATGTGTATTGGCCGGATTTTAGAGAAGAAGAGTTGTATGGAGCTATATTGTATTACCAGCAGCGTGAACGGCGCTTCGGTAAGACAAGCGAGCAATTAATCTTATAAACAATAGCTGTTATATGTACAAAAGAATAGTGCTGTTTTTCATGTTTCTGGGATTTGCTTTCGGGGCTTTTGCTCAGGAAACTGACACTACCAAGGTTGAAGAGCCGGCAGAAGTGCCGGTCATTTCCTATTCGTCACCTCCCAAAAAGTATAAAATTGCGGATATCAAGGTGACGGGGATTAAGAATTATGATGATTTCGTGTTAATAGGCTTTTCCGGTTTGTCGGTAGGGGATGAGGTTACTATACCTGAGCCGGGCGGGGCGATTACAGATGCTGTAAAGCGTTTCTGGAAACATGGACTATTCTCGGATGTAAAGATTTTGGCAACTAAAATAGAGGGAGATCAGGTTTGGTTGGAAATCCGATTGAAACAGCGTCCGCGTATTTCGGAAGTCAACTATCATGGTATCAAGAAGGGGGAACGTGAAGATCTGGAAGCCCGTCTGGGGTTGCGTAAAGGATACCAGGTGACTCCTAACCTGATCGATCGTGCGACCACGCTGATCAAGAAGTTCTTCGATGGCAAAGGCTTTAAGAATGTGGATGTCGAAATCCTTCAGAAAGACGATATCGCACATGAAGGTGAAGTGATCGTAGATATCAACATCAACAAGAACGAAAAGACCAAAATCCACAAGATCCATTTCGAAGGAAACAGTGCGTTGACTGATCGCGACTTGAAAAAGGCGATGAAAAAGACGAACGAGAAGTTCAGCCTGTTTAACGACTGGAAGAGCAGTATCTTGGAAGCATTCAGCACGAAGAAATTTACGACTGAAGAATACGAAAACGATAAGAAACACATTATCGAGAAATATAATGAAAAGGGATATCGCGATGCTGTTCTTGTGGAAGACAGTGTTGTGAACTATAACGATAAACGTGTGGATATCTTCCTGAAAGTGGAAGAAGGTGACAAATATTACCTGAAGGATATCAACTTTGTCGGTAATACGAAATATCCGACGGAACAGTTGTTATATATTTTAGGAATGAAACCTGGCGATGTTTACAACCAGAAGAAACTGAATGAACGATTGACGACCGACGAGGATGCCGTTTCCAACTTGTATTATAACAACGGTTACATTTTCTTTGGGGCGGACCCGGTAGAAGTGGATGTCGAAAACGACTCCATCTCTTTGGAAGTACGTATTCAGGAAGGTCCTCAGGCGACTATCAACCGAGTGATCATTAACGGTAACGACCGCCTGTATGAAGATATCGTGCGCCGTGAACTCCGTACGAAGCCGGGTATGTTGTTCAGTCGTGACGACTTGATGCGTTCAACCCGTGAAATAGCACAGATGGGACATTTCGACCCGGAAAACTTGGTTCCGCAACCAATACCCGATCCAGATAACGGAACGGTGGATATCCAATACAACCTTGTGTCCAAGGCAAATGACCAGATCGAGTTCTCTGCCGGTTGGGGACAAACTGGTGTGATCGGTAAATTGAGTTTGAAGTTTACGAACTTCTCCATGAAGAACCTGCTGAATCCGAGTACATATAAAGGCATTATTCCGCAGGGTGAAGGACAGACGCTGACGTTGAGCGGTCAGACAAATGGACGTTACTATCAGGCATACAGCATATCGTTTATGGATCCGTGGTTCGGAGGCAAACGACCGAATACATTGTCCGTGAGCGCCTACTTCTCCAAACAGACGGATATCAGTAGTAATTATTTGAGCAATAACAGTTATGGTTATAACCCGTATTACGGTTATGGCGGCTATCCATACTATGGCGGCTACGGTGGCTATGGTTATGGCTACGGTTACGGTTATGGCAATTATGGTAACTATGAGCTGGCCTATGACCCGGATAAGTCGATCATGATGTTCGGACTTTCTGCCGGTTATGGTAAGCGTTTGAACTGGCCGGATGATTACTTCCAGTTTATGGCGACTCTGAACTATCAGTTGTATATGATGAAAGACTGGGATTACTTCCTGGTAAATAACGGTAACTGTCATAACATCAACTTGGAATTGAATTTGCAGCGTAACTCTATTGACAATCCGCTGTACACACGTAAAGGCTCCCAGTTCATGTTCTCGGTTGCCGCCACTCCTCCTTGGTCTTTATGGGACGGCAAGGACTATAAGAATATGAGCGATCAAGATGAAGCCAAGTTCCGTATGATCGAATATCATAAATGGAAATTCAAAGCGAAGATATTCTCTCCGCTGGCTCCTCTGACAGTAAAACGTACGCCGGTATTGATGACACGTGTCGAATACGGATTTCTGGGTTCTTACAACAAGTATAAGAAATCGCCGTTCGAAACCTTCTATATGGGGGGTGACGGTATGAGTGGATACTCAAGTACCTATGCAACCGAAACGATCGGTTTGAGAGGTTACGAGAATGGTAGTATTGCCGGTAACGGTGGCTACAATTCCTATGGTTACGCTTACTCCCGTCTGTCGATGGAGTTGCGCTATCCGTTCCTGTTGGAACCGTCTTCGACGATCTACGGTCTGGTATTTGTGGAAGCGGGTAATGCTTGGAGAGATTTGAAAGATTTCAATCCGTTCCAATTGAAGCGTTCTGCCGGTGTCGGTGTCCGTATCTTCCTCCCGATGATCGGTTTGATGGGTATCGACTGGGCTTACGGTTTCGACCGTCCTGATGGATACGATCAGAGAGGTGGTAGCAACTTCCACTTCATTATCGGTCAGGAATTTTAGAAAATTGAATATTGAATGTTCAATATGAGATAGAAAAGACAATCGGATTTGTTTCCGGTTGTCTTTTTTGCGTTTGGGCATTCTTTGAACCGTACTTGGCAAGTCTGTTAAATTGTTAATTGTATCTTATTAATTTTCAATTTTCAACTTTCAAATTTCAATTCTCTTATCTTTGCAGTCAGAAGGTGTAACTATAAATGACATGTGTATGAAAAAGATTATTGCCTTAAGCTGTCTGTTGTTCCTCTGCTCGTTTGCAGGGCACGCACAAAAGTTTGCATTAATAGATATGGAATATATATTGAAAAATATTCCGGCTTATGAAATGACGAATGAGCAGTTGAGTCAGGTTTCCAAAAAATGGCAGAACGAAGTGGATGCTATCCAGCAGGAAGCGCAGAACATGTACAAGACTTACCAGAGCGATCTTGTATTTCTGTCTGCCGAGATGAAGTCGAAACGTGAAGAAGCGATCGTTCAGAAAGAACAGGAGGCACAGGATTTGAAACGTAAATATTTTGGTCCTGAAGGCGAACTGTTTAAAAAACGTGAAAGCCTGATGAAGCCGATACAGGATGAGATCTACAATGCCGTGAAGGAAATCTCCGAAGACAAAGGTTATCAGATGGTCATGGACCGGGCGTCGTCAATGAATATCATTTTTGCTTCTCCGAAGATCGATATAAGCAATGAAGTCCTGATAAAGTTAGGATATTCAAAATAAATGCTTACATTTGTGCGCTTTAATGAAGCAAATTAAGAATATGATTAATAACAAGTAATATTTTATAGGAAAATGAAGAAACTGATTATTTTTTTGTTGATGATGCTCCCGTTGGGCGTTTTTGCTCAAGAATCTAAGATTGCGATTGTAAATACGCAGGAAGTGATCCAGGCTATGCCGGAATTTGCAACGATGCAGAAACAAATGGCTGATATGGAAGCCAAATATAAAAACGAAATGCAGGTGATGCAGGATGAATACAATAAGAAGTATTCCGATTTTGTTGCACAGCAGGATTCATTGACAGAAAATATCAAAATGAGAAGAATGCAGGAATTGCAGGATATGGAACAGCGTACACAGAACTTCATCCAGATTTCTCAGCAGGATTTCCAGAAGAAGCAGGGTGAGTTGTTTACTCCGATCCAGGACAAACTGAAAAATGCAATCAAGGCAGTCGGTGACGAAAAAGGATATACTTATATTCTGGATCCTCAGATTGTTCTTTATCAGGGTAATACTGCTGTTGACGCAACTCAGTTCGTAAAAGCTAAGTTAGGTATTAACTAATATAATTAGCAAACATAAAATAGCGAAGACTGAAGTCCTCGCTATTATCTTTTAAGGCACGGATTTCACGTATTTACACGGATAAATTTATTTTCTTTCCGCGTTTTCAGTGAAATCCGTGCTTGAATTATATATAAATAAACAACTTCTCTCATGTTTTCATCAGTACCAGGTCCGATTGGTATCTTCGACTCCGGTTACGGGGGGCTTACCATTTTTGATAAGATCAGAGCAGCAATGCCGGGGTATGATTATATTTATTTGGGCGATAATGCCCGTTCTCCCTATGGTACGCGTTCGTTCGAAGTCGTGTATCGTTTTACAAAGCAGGCTGTGGAGACGCTTTTCAATGAGGGATGCCAGCTTGTAATCTTGGCTTGCAATACGGCATCGGCAAAGGCATTGCGTACGATCCAACAGCGGGACTTGCCACAGTGGGACCCGGCTCGTCGGGTGTTGGGCGTAATCCGTCCGACGGTGGAGCTGATGGATAAGATCAGTAAGAGCAAGCATGTCGGTATTTTAGGGACGACCGGCACCATTACTTCCGACTCCTATTCGCTGGAAATAAAAAAGATGTTTCCTCATATGACGGTGACGGGTG from Parabacteroides merdae ATCC 43184 includes the following:
- the ribD gene encoding bifunctional diaminohydroxyphosphoribosylaminopyrimidine deaminase/5-amino-6-(5-phosphoribosylamino)uracil reductase RibD produces the protein MVVEEKYMARCIELARGGEGNTAPNPMVGAVIVHKGKIIGEGFHRKCGEAHAEVNAVASVRDEALLRDSTIYVSLEPCSHYGKTPPCAELIIRKGIPRVVVGTLDPFPEVSGRGVRMLREAGIEVVTGVLEEEARALNPAFMTFQIRKRPYVYLKWAQSADGFIDIRREDASVPSVLLSSAETLRRVHRLRSEVAAIMVGTRTALLDNPSLTVRHWAGRSPVRVVLDRTLKLPVGSHLLDGAVPTLVFTAVEVESRPNVEYVQIDFGQEVLSQVLQYLYGQNLNSLMVEGGAELLESFLDAGLWDEAWVETAPVVLGAGVKAPAVPGVLTGTEQRHGHLLETWKQKA
- the prmC gene encoding peptide chain release factor N(5)-glutamine methyltransferase, which gives rise to MTETIAYIKESLRDLYPSSEVSSLVRLIMERVCNIQPHHFLFCKDKELPESEKSRIHDIVERLKQMEPIQYILGTADFYSLQFEVDPSVLIPRPETEELVEQVILDNADQKIKILDIGTGSGCIAVTLRKHLKKASVIATDISAEALATARRNAKRNNTTVTFIQTDILDPEKAEMDIPFILDVIVSNPPYIKEEEKKDMERNVLDYEPHLALFVPDNDPLLYYWHIAHFGKKKLRRNGHLYFEINAACGNMVVEMLEEEGYKNIELIQDLSGKDRIIKARK
- the porG gene encoding type IX secretion system protein PorG, whose protein sequence is MTSTFFQRILLLVLLAGCMTGLHAQEYKYEIGGMAGGAFYMGDVNKNAFFKGLNPAFGAVFRYNPNFRWALKTNLMWGQVSGTTEGQQNVFPDHAQGSFSRSLIELGGQMEFNFFPYSDKFAYSNARRFTPYIFMGLGVTVAPGSGKTFAGPNIPLGVGLKYKVKNRINLGCEFSFRKLFGDGLDVTDDSNAFLDDPYHMKGSFLKNKDWYSFLLFTVTWDFGPRCRTCNNAKNIDNIQ
- a CDS encoding isoprenyl transferase; amino-acid sequence: MSLIEQIDKNRLPQHVAIIMDGNGRWAKAKGKDRSYGHQEGVVSVRKVVEAATTVGLKYLTMYTFSTENWNRPEAEVQALMSLLVAAIHRETPDLMKNNVRLMAIGNLDRLPADAYATLQDCIAQTSANTGVTLILALSYSARWEITEAVKRLAREAVEKKINPDDITEAVVSDYLTTKGIPDPDLLIRTGGEQRVSNFLLWQLSYAEFFFTDVYWPDFREEELYGAILYYQQRERRFGKTSEQLIL
- a CDS encoding ComF family protein, with protein sequence MTTRMILNDLLNLFYPRLCLLCQRSLVEGEEHICLHCSNHLPYTHFTDMETNPVCLLLQGKTSFVAATALLHFTKGGSGQKLIHSLKYHGNKKLGYELGRMAATTYRETGLFDTVDLLLPVPLHPKRMRQRGYNQSEWIAYGIRSATGIAVDTSSLSRIKKTESQTRKQIFERSENVEDIFRVENTDTLKNKHILLVDDVITTGSTMNACAEAMKAISGIRISILGIAVA
- a CDS encoding OmpH/Skp family outer membrane protein, with product MKKIIALSCLLFLCSFAGHAQKFALIDMEYILKNIPAYEMTNEQLSQVSKKWQNEVDAIQQEAQNMYKTYQSDLVFLSAEMKSKREEAIVQKEQEAQDLKRKYFGPEGELFKKRESLMKPIQDEIYNAVKEISEDKGYQMVMDRASSMNIIFASPKIDISNEVLIKLGYSK
- the pyrE gene encoding orotate phosphoribosyltransferase; the encoded protein is MKTLERLVAERLLKIKAVKLQPANPFTWASGWKSPIYNDNRKTLSYPEIRSFIKLELARTISEKYENADAIAGVATGAIAQGALVADLLGLPFVYIRSTPKDHGLENLIEGELKPGSKVVIVEDLVSTGGSSLKAVQAVRNFGCDVAGMVAIFTYGFPVAVEAFKEAKVTLTTLSNYDAVLEEALRTDYIDESEIAVLQEWRKDPANWNPETK
- a CDS encoding DUF6242 domain-containing protein, which translates into the protein MFLLLCLYMQQTYFLMKNRIVLFIAGCCALLLSSCLGSDDTQYELSKDCQILSFSLSNDSIPGLKDVVFTIDQVEGKIFNIDSMPYGTKLDEKVICTVKLASTVYTCQVMQEAISDTLSYWNLEDSLDFSKPVKFVNTLWDGQTTKTYIAQVNIHQVVPDSMVWGVYKEGITNGAVKEEKVVVFGEGSGESYYMYTQPVNVNEGYRLYRSAVTDGKNWTELSVSGLPAGEIRLSQITAYEDAFYAVTTKGILYSSADGQTWSLVENAPVIKALLGTIDVEDDFTATGKQPSALSVVIDKNGTLVYGYMNEAKVWNEGTLLNEGFPLTGFGNLSYNSMFRARLLVVAGRDKDNKLTNTAWATEDGRVWAKLTDDETAPFDKQEGVAVAEYDDKMFMLSGIDEAGKASSDIYLSRDGGVNWSLSDTLVVMPQEFKARGFSSIYVDKDNYMYLFGGKETNSSNVLNQIWRGRINRLGF
- a CDS encoding regulatory protein RecX, with translation MKQISESEMLHRAAAYCSASERCIQDVEKKIKAAGLAGEESDRIVSRLLQERFIDESRFARYFVNDKLRFNKWGRVKINYEMQRKGIPSSIRSEALEGIDEQEYRSILLSLLKSKKKVTRGKDDREVYAKLLRFAAGRGFETRETSRCLKQLFNGNDYEDDFE
- the bamA gene encoding outer membrane protein assembly factor BamA, producing MYKRIVLFFMFLGFAFGAFAQETDTTKVEEPAEVPVISYSSPPKKYKIADIKVTGIKNYDDFVLIGFSGLSVGDEVTIPEPGGAITDAVKRFWKHGLFSDVKILATKIEGDQVWLEIRLKQRPRISEVNYHGIKKGEREDLEARLGLRKGYQVTPNLIDRATTLIKKFFDGKGFKNVDVEILQKDDIAHEGEVIVDININKNEKTKIHKIHFEGNSALTDRDLKKAMKKTNEKFSLFNDWKSSILEAFSTKKFTTEEYENDKKHIIEKYNEKGYRDAVLVEDSVVNYNDKRVDIFLKVEEGDKYYLKDINFVGNTKYPTEQLLYILGMKPGDVYNQKKLNERLTTDEDAVSNLYYNNGYIFFGADPVEVDVENDSISLEVRIQEGPQATINRVIINGNDRLYEDIVRRELRTKPGMLFSRDDLMRSTREIAQMGHFDPENLVPQPIPDPDNGTVDIQYNLVSKANDQIEFSAGWGQTGVIGKLSLKFTNFSMKNLLNPSTYKGIIPQGEGQTLTLSGQTNGRYYQAYSISFMDPWFGGKRPNTLSVSAYFSKQTDISSNYLSNNSYGYNPYYGYGGYPYYGGYGGYGYGYGYGYGNYGNYELAYDPDKSIMMFGLSAGYGKRLNWPDDYFQFMATLNYQLYMMKDWDYFLVNNGNCHNINLELNLQRNSIDNPLYTRKGSQFMFSVAATPPWSLWDGKDYKNMSDQDEAKFRMIEYHKWKFKAKIFSPLAPLTVKRTPVLMTRVEYGFLGSYNKYKKSPFETFYMGGDGMSGYSSTYATETIGLRGYENGSIAGNGGYNSYGYAYSRLSMELRYPFLLEPSSTIYGLVFVEAGNAWRDLKDFNPFQLKRSAGVGVRIFLPMIGLMGIDWAYGFDRPDGYDQRGGSNFHFIIGQEF